Proteins from a genomic interval of Anolis sagrei isolate rAnoSag1 chromosome 1, rAnoSag1.mat, whole genome shotgun sequence:
- the ITGB2 gene encoding integrin beta-2: MRPKCLLLLFGAELLFLTTALALECTKYNVKTCQECIRSGPGCAWCKKLNFTKVGEPDSIRCDTKQQLQQKGCEGNIVFPESVANPQTFGTSRANRNLSPELVDARLRKDFTASFNVTFHRGEDYEIDLYYLMDLSYSMEDDLVFVKKLGGELFNALRRMTKNARVGFGAFVDKTVLPFVNTHPEKLQNPCPVKGVNCQPPFAFRHVLSLTDDVQRFQQEVGKQDISGNLDVPEGGLDAMMQVAVCGSKIGWKNYTRLLVYATDAGFHFAGDGKLGAILTPYDGECHLEENMYKKSNEYDYPSVGQLVQKLKENNIQPIFAVTSDVVETYKKLSEMIPKSAVGELRANSDNIIQLIRDAYNNLSSKIILDHSPLPSSVKVTYDSFCTNKINTKDQPKGECDNVMKNDEVIFQVKITATECIDNQTFTIQPHGFSDSSVTVRIRSRCNCECDEKIPDGTECSGHGTIDCGICRCDSGFTGKNCDCKTGGKSSKELEKSCRKDNASVICSGLGDCVCGQCVCHTSDNPKKQIYGTFCECDNVNCELHNGQLCGGEERGRCDCGKCKCFPGFDGSACQCRSSTEGCSLNHNSNVCSLRGECQCNTCTCDPGYQPPFCEDCPGCPSPCPKYISCVECQAFGSGPFQKNCTQQCQNIHLKDTVAPKSKQCKEKDSQNCWISYTMSQMDGREKYAITVDPKKECPEPPNVAAIVGGTIAGVALIGLLLLLLWRLLTELFDRREYHRFEKEKSKAKWNDADNPLFKSATTTVVNPRFNGQ, from the exons ATGCGTCCCAAATGCTTGCTTTTGCTATTTGGAGCTGAGCTGCTGTTCCTGACAACAG cACTTGCACTTGAATGCACCAAATACAATGTAAAAACATGTCAAGAATGCATCCGATCTGGCCCTGGTTGTGCCTGGTGCAAAAAGCTG AATTTCACAAAAGTAGGAGAACCAGATTCTATTCGCTGTGACACCAAGCAGCAGCTTCAGCAGAAAGGATGTGAAGGGAACATTGTTTTTCCTGAAAGCGTTGCCAACCCCCAAACGTTTGGTACATCAAGAGCAAATAGAAACCTTTCTCCTGAGCTGGTAGACGCAAGACTGAGAAAAG ATTTTACCGCTTCTTTTAACGTGACATTCCACCGTGGGGAGGATTATGAAATAGATCTCTACTACTTGATGGACCTCTCTTACTCTATGGAAGATGATCTGGTCTTTGTGAAGAAGCTAGGTGGGGAGCTGTTTAATGCTCTCAGACGCATGACCAAAAATGCTCGTGTCG GATTTGGTGCCTTTGTGGATAAGACGGTGCTGCCTTTTGTTAACACACACCCCGAGAAGCTGCAGAATCCCTGTCCAGTCAAAGGAGTCAATTGCCAACCACCATTTGCTTTCAGACATGTGCTCAGTCTCACAGATGATGTGCAGCGGTTTCAACAAGAAGTCGGAAAACAGGATATATCAGGGAACCTGGATGTACCAGAGGGAGGCCTTGATGCCATGATGCAAGTTGCTGTCTGTGGG AGTAAAATAGGTTGGAAGAACTATACTCGACTGTTAGTATATGCAACAGATGCTGGTTTCCATTTTGCTGGGGATGGTAAACTTGGAGCCATCTTAACACCTTATGATGGGGAATGCCATCTGGAAGAAAACATGTATAAAAAGAGCAATGAATAT GACTATCCATCTGTTGGACAGCTGGTACAGAAACTTAAAGAAAATAATATCCAGCCCATATTTGCTGTTACCAGTGATGTGgttgaaacatacaaa AAACTCAGTGAGATGATCCCAAAGTCTGCAGTAGGAGAGCTGAGGGCCAACTCAGATAACATCATCCAGCTTATTCGGGATGCTTATAAT AATTTGTCTTCCAAAATTATTTTGGATCATAGTCCTTTGCCAAGTTCTGTAAAGGTCACATATGATTCCTTCTGCACTAACAAAATAAATACCAAGGATCAACCAAAAGGAGAATGTGACAATGTCATGAAAAATGATGAG gtcatttttcaggttaaaattaCAGCAACAGAGTGCATTGACAACCAGACCTTTACTATCCAGCCTCATGGGTTCTCTGACTCCTCCGTCACTGTTCGTATACGCAGTCGGTGCAACTGTGAATGTGATGAGAAAATACCTGATGGCACTGAATGTAGTGGGCATGGAACAATAGACTGCGGTATTTGCAG GTGCGATTCCGGTTTCACTGGAAAGAATTGTGATTGTAAAACTGGAGGCAAATCCAGTAAGGAACTGGAAAAGAGCTGCCGAAAGGACAATGCCTCTGTCATCTGCTCTGGCCTAGGGGATTGTGTATGTGGACAGTGTGTTTGCCATACCAGTGATAATCCCAAAAAGCAGATTTATGGTACCTTCTGCGAGTGTGATAATGTTAACTGTGAACTTCACAATGGCCAACTTTGTGGAGGAGAAG AACGAGGACGGTGCGACTGTGGGAAATGCAAATGCTTCCCTGGCTTTGATGGCAGTGCCTGTCAGTGCAGATCCTCAACTGAAGGCTGTTCCCTGAACCACAATTCAAATGTATGCAGTCTCCGTGGGGAGTGTCAGTGCAATACCTGCACCTGTGACCCAGGCTACCAGCCCCCATTTTGTGAAGACTGTCCTGGCTGTCCATCACCCTGCCCCAAATATAT TTCCTGTGTTGAATGCCAGGCCTTTGGGAGTGGCCCGTTTCAGAAGAATTGTACCCAGCAGTGTCAAAATATTCATTTGAAAGACACGGTGGCACCCAAAAGTAAACAATGCAAGGAGAAGGATTCTCAAAACTGTTGGATCAGTTACACTATGTCTCAAATGGATGGAAGGGAGAAGTATGCTATTACAGTAGATCCTAAGAAAG AGTGTCCAGAGCCACCTAATGTTGCAGCCATTGTGGGAGGTACCATTGCTGGTGTAGCTCTCATTGGGCTTCTCCTCCTCTTGCTTTGGCGGCTACTGACAGAATTGTTTGATCGCAGagaatatcatagatttgaaaaagaGAAGTCCAAGGCAAAGTGGAATGAT GCTGATAACCCTCTATTCAAGAGCGCCACCACCACCGTTGTGAATCCCAGATTCAATGGCCAATAA